One genomic region from Daphnia magna isolate NIES linkage group LG10, ASM2063170v1.1, whole genome shotgun sequence encodes:
- the LOC116932753 gene encoding geranylgeranyl pyrophosphate synthase isoform X2, producing the protein MAEEKTNGSHTNIPYSKSGDRSQDEILLQPFTYLLQVQGKQIRVKLSLAFDCWLQITPEKLNIINDVVQMLHNASLLRGIPVAHSIYGVASTINSANYVYFLGLEKVLALNHPQATEVFCEQLLELHRGQGMEIYWRDSYVCPTEEEYRHMIVRKTGGLFGLAVRLMQLFSSNTVDMNPLMAILGLYFQIRDDYANLNLKEYAENKSFCEDLTEGKFSFPVIHAIRSRPDDQQIISILRQRTKDMDVKRYCVSLLEKFGSFEYTRQTLIQLDLDARREIEKLGGNPILERVLDELKNW; encoded by the exons atggctgaggagaaaaccaatggatCTCACACCAATATACCTTACAGTAAATCTGGAGATCGTTCTCAAGATGAG ATATTGCTGCAGCCGTTCACCTACTTATTGCAAGTACAGGGGAAGCAGATACGGGTTAAACTGTCCCTTGCTTTTGACTGCTGGCTTCAGATCACTCCAGAAAAGCTTAACATTATCAATGACGTGGTTCAAATGTTGCACAATGCTAGTCTTTT GAGAGGAATTCCTGTGGCCCACTCAATCTATGGAGTAGCTTCCACTATCAATTCAGCCAATTATGTCTACTTTTTGGGGTTGGAGAAAGTATTGGCCCTTAATCATCCACAG GCGACTGAAGTATTCTGCGAACAGTTACTTGAACTTCACAGAGGGCAAGGAATGGAAATATACTGGAGGGACAGCTATGTATGCCCAACTGAGGAAGAATACAGACACATGATTGTGCGAA AAACAGGAGGCTTGTTTGGTTTGGCTGTTCGTCTGATGCAACTTTTTAGTTCAAATACGGTCGATATGAACCCACTCATGGCCATCTTGGGACTGTACTTTCAGATAAGAGATGATTATGCAAATCTGAACTTGAAAGAg tatgCGGAAAACAAGAGCTTTTGCGAAGATTTGACCGAG GGAAAGTTTTCGTTTCCCGTCATCCACGCCATACGAAGTCGTCCTGACGATCAACAGATCATTAGCATCCTGAGGCAACGCACCAAAGACATGGACGTCAAGCGCTACTGCGTTTCTCTGTTGGAGAAGTTTGGTTCGTTTGAATACACGCGCCAGACGCTGATCCAGTTGGATCTAGACGCCCGACGAGAGATTGAAAAGTTGGGTGGCAATCCAATCTTGGAGCGTGTGTTGGACGAGTTGAAAAACTGGTGA
- the LOC116932753 gene encoding geranylgeranyl pyrophosphate synthase isoform X1: MAEEKTNGSHTNIPYSKSGDRSQDEILLQPFTYLLQVQGKQIRVKLSLAFDCWLQITPEKLNIINDVVQMLHNASLLVDDIEDNSILRRGIPVAHSIYGVASTINSANYVYFLGLEKVLALNHPQATEVFCEQLLELHRGQGMEIYWRDSYVCPTEEEYRHMIVRKTGGLFGLAVRLMQLFSSNTVDMNPLMAILGLYFQIRDDYANLNLKEYAENKSFCEDLTEGKFSFPVIHAIRSRPDDQQIISILRQRTKDMDVKRYCVSLLEKFGSFEYTRQTLIQLDLDARREIEKLGGNPILERVLDELKNW; the protein is encoded by the exons atggctgaggagaaaaccaatggatCTCACACCAATATACCTTACAGTAAATCTGGAGATCGTTCTCAAGATGAG ATATTGCTGCAGCCGTTCACCTACTTATTGCAAGTACAGGGGAAGCAGATACGGGTTAAACTGTCCCTTGCTTTTGACTGCTGGCTTCAGATCACTCCAGAAAAGCTTAACATTATCAATGACGTGGTTCAAATGTTGCACAATGCTAGTCTTTT AGTTGATGATATTGAAGATAACTCAATTCTCAGGAGAGGAATTCCTGTGGCCCACTCAATCTATGGAGTAGCTTCCACTATCAATTCAGCCAATTATGTCTACTTTTTGGGGTTGGAGAAAGTATTGGCCCTTAATCATCCACAG GCGACTGAAGTATTCTGCGAACAGTTACTTGAACTTCACAGAGGGCAAGGAATGGAAATATACTGGAGGGACAGCTATGTATGCCCAACTGAGGAAGAATACAGACACATGATTGTGCGAA AAACAGGAGGCTTGTTTGGTTTGGCTGTTCGTCTGATGCAACTTTTTAGTTCAAATACGGTCGATATGAACCCACTCATGGCCATCTTGGGACTGTACTTTCAGATAAGAGATGATTATGCAAATCTGAACTTGAAAGAg tatgCGGAAAACAAGAGCTTTTGCGAAGATTTGACCGAG GGAAAGTTTTCGTTTCCCGTCATCCACGCCATACGAAGTCGTCCTGACGATCAACAGATCATTAGCATCCTGAGGCAACGCACCAAAGACATGGACGTCAAGCGCTACTGCGTTTCTCTGTTGGAGAAGTTTGGTTCGTTTGAATACACGCGCCAGACGCTGATCCAGTTGGATCTAGACGCCCGACGAGAGATTGAAAAGTTGGGTGGCAATCCAATCTTGGAGCGTGTGTTGGACGAGTTGAAAAACTGGTGA